The uncultured Carboxylicivirga sp. genomic interval TACCGGCAGATTTTTAGGTTGCTGAGCTTTGAAAAATTGGGTAAAAAAGATGAGTGCGAGCAGTGGAAAATACACCAGACACATACGAAGAGTGCGGTTTCGCAGTATTTCGTGCCACTCGCGAAGCATCAAGCCCCAATATCCATGATATTGTTCTTTATTCAACAAGGTAAATTCTTTTTATTGAAATAACTTAGAATTAACTACAACACTCATTCCTGGTAATAAACCTTCGATTGGTTTAACTGGCTTCATGCGTACTTCAAAAGTTTTTAAATCGTAATCGCCAACCGATTTAGATGCTGTATTGGTAGCAAAACTTCCTAATGAATTGATATAGGTAACTTCCACCATCACATCTTTTAATCCTAAAGCAGGTATATTAACCGGAAACTGACTTCCTTGTTTTACTTTAGGTAACCAGTCTTCGCGAATGTTAAAAGTAATCCATGCATCGCTTAAGTCGGTAATAGTTACAACAGGTAATCCAGCAGTAATCAATTCGCCAACATTAGGTATAATAGTAGTAATCTGACCATCTAAACCGGCAATAACTTCGGTTTCTTTAATGTACGATTCAACTTCGGTAACCGCACCATTGGCTTGGTTAACCAAGGCTGCAGCTGCTGATTTATCTTCAACACGAGCACCGTTTTTAGCCATGTCGTATTGCGATTCGGCAGCTTTAGCTGTAAGTTGAGCCGCTTTCATTTGTGTTTCAACTTCGTCGCGTTTTTGAGCTGGTACTACACCTTCTTCGTATAATGTTTGAATACGCTCGTAGGTTTTTTCCATTAATTCCGATGCTGCTTTTGCTTTTTCCCAAACACTTTTTGCAGCAGCAATTTGTTCGCTTCGGGCTCCTTTCTGAGCTTTGTTACTTTGTGCTGTAGCAGCTGCTTTAACGGCTTCGGCCTGCATTAATTTGGCATATACCTCCGGACTATCAATAATCATTAAGGTATCACCTTTTTTCACTTGTTGTCCTTCTTCAACGTCAAGACGAGATACGCGGCCTACTATTTTAGTAG includes:
- a CDS encoding efflux RND transporter periplasmic adaptor subunit — translated: MNKKAYSLLIILAALLLISAFGWFFVSPDPVLIRGEVDAKQVSVATKIVGRVSRLDVEEGQQVKKGDTLMIIDSPEVYAKLMQAEAVKAAATAQSNKAQKGARSEQIAAAKSVWEKAKAASELMEKTYERIQTLYEEGVVPAQKRDEVETQMKAAQLTAKAAESQYDMAKNGARVEDKSAAAALVNQANGAVTEVESYIKETEVIAGLDGQITTIIPNVGELITAGLPVVTITDLSDAWITFNIREDWLPKVKQGSQFPVNIPALGLKDVMVEVTYINSLGSFATNTASKSVGDYDLKTFEVRMKPVKPIEGLLPGMSVVVNSKLFQ